One Lasioglossum baleicum chromosome 6, iyLasBale1, whole genome shotgun sequence genomic window carries:
- the Itp gene encoding ion transport peptide isoform X2, producing MAPCEKGKGDSKQGRETERNRGAAITRRFSGQLEGVVQKGVLPEREGRAHGTPAETCILDAERRDAWIRRILFVVSLLPFKEENNIKTMHRQQRLRSPSSSPSLQSLPRVSPSRPSATSVLLSPASTSTSTSTSALTPTPRSIASTTGPTSSIALPTSSTWSTSKLSPFVWDVQQTSCSSLALLSKESSILTSSSSSSSALSSPPPSSSFTIPLPVPCPRLVSVLAWSMTLLLVTSCIGLTDAGILNGHPLGKRSFIDIQCKGIYDKSIFARLDRICEDCYNLFREPQLHQLCRQSCFGTQYFTSCIQALLLEDEKEKFEEMADYLGRKK from the exons ATGGCACCGTGCGAGAAAGGTAAAGGCGACTCGAAGCagggaagagagacagagagaaaccgGGGGGCAGCGATAACACGGCGATTCTCTGGGCAACTCGAAGGGGTAGTGCAGAAAGGGGTTCTCCCTGAAAGAGAAGGACGCGCGCACGGAACACCCGCCGAGACGTGTATATTAGACGCGGAACGCCGCGACGCCTGGATCAGAAGGATTCTGTTCGTGGTATCGTTGCTGCCATTCAAGGAAGAGAATAATATCAAG ACTATGCATCGACAACAGAGGCTTCGATCGCCATCGTCGTCTCCTTCGTTGCAATCCTTGCCGCGTGTCTCACCGTCTCGGCCATCTGCGACGAGCGTGCTACTGTCACcagcgtcgacgtcgacgtcgacgtcgacgtcggccTTAACACCAACGCCAAGATCAATCGCATCCACTACCGGCCCGACGTCATCTATCGCTTTGCCGACATCATCGACGTGGTCAACGTCGAAATTGTCACCGTTTGTCTGGGATGTGCAGCAAACATCCTGTTCGAGCTTAGCTCTGCTATCGAAAGAGTCGTCGATCTtgacatcgtcgtcgtcgtcgtcgtcggcgttaTCCTCGCCGCCGCCGTCTTCGTCGTTCACGATACCGCTACCGGTACCTTGCCCGAGACTCGTCTCTGTTCTGGCTTGGTCCATGACGTTACTCCTCGTTACGTCGTGCATCGGTTTAACGGACGCTGGAATCTTGAACGGGCATCCTTTGGGTAAACGATCCTTCATCGACATTCAATGCAAGGGTATATACGACAAAAGCATCTTCGCCCGGTTGGACCGTATTTGCGAGGATTGCTACAACTTGTTTCGTGAACCGCAGTTACATCAGCTATGCAG gCAAAGTTGCTTCGGTACACAATACTTTACAAGCTGTATTCAAGCGTTGCTGCTCGAGGACGAGAAGGAAAAATTCGAGGAGATGGCAGATTACCTAGGACGCAAGAAATAA
- the Itp gene encoding ion transport peptide isoform X1 encodes MAPCEKGKGDSKQGRETERNRGAAITRRFSGQLEGVVQKGVLPEREGRAHGTPAETCILDAERRDAWIRRILFVVSLLPFKEENNIKTMHRQQRLRSPSSSPSLQSLPRVSPSRPSATSVLLSPASTSTSTSTSALTPTPRSIASTTGPTSSIALPTSSTWSTSKLSPFVWDVQQTSCSSLALLSKESSILTSSSSSSSALSSPPPSSSFTIPLPVPCPRLVSVLAWSMTLLLVTSCIGLTDAGILNGHPLGKRSFIDIQCKGIYDKSIFARLDRICEDCYNLFREPQLHQLCRKNCFTSDYFKGCLDVLLLQDEVEKIQTWIKQLHGAEPGV; translated from the exons ATGGCACCGTGCGAGAAAGGTAAAGGCGACTCGAAGCagggaagagagacagagagaaaccgGGGGGCAGCGATAACACGGCGATTCTCTGGGCAACTCGAAGGGGTAGTGCAGAAAGGGGTTCTCCCTGAAAGAGAAGGACGCGCGCACGGAACACCCGCCGAGACGTGTATATTAGACGCGGAACGCCGCGACGCCTGGATCAGAAGGATTCTGTTCGTGGTATCGTTGCTGCCATTCAAGGAAGAGAATAATATCAAG ACTATGCATCGACAACAGAGGCTTCGATCGCCATCGTCGTCTCCTTCGTTGCAATCCTTGCCGCGTGTCTCACCGTCTCGGCCATCTGCGACGAGCGTGCTACTGTCACcagcgtcgacgtcgacgtcgacgtcgacgtcggccTTAACACCAACGCCAAGATCAATCGCATCCACTACCGGCCCGACGTCATCTATCGCTTTGCCGACATCATCGACGTGGTCAACGTCGAAATTGTCACCGTTTGTCTGGGATGTGCAGCAAACATCCTGTTCGAGCTTAGCTCTGCTATCGAAAGAGTCGTCGATCTtgacatcgtcgtcgtcgtcgtcgtcggcgttaTCCTCGCCGCCGCCGTCTTCGTCGTTCACGATACCGCTACCGGTACCTTGCCCGAGACTCGTCTCTGTTCTGGCTTGGTCCATGACGTTACTCCTCGTTACGTCGTGCATCGGTTTAACGGACGCTGGAATCTTGAACGGGCATCCTTTGGGTAAACGATCCTTCATCGACATTCAATGCAAGGGTATATACGACAAAAGCATCTTCGCCCGGTTGGACCGTATTTGCGAGGATTGCTACAACTTGTTTCGTGAACCGCAGTTACATCAGCTATGCAG GAAAAACTGCTTCACGTCAGATTACTTCAAAGGATGCTTAGACGTGCTATTGCTGCAGGATGAAGTGGAGAAAATCCAAACGTGGATCAAGCAACTTCATGGAGCGGAACCTGGGGTTTAG
- the Itp gene encoding ion transport peptide isoform X5, translating to MGDNDRRRVTRSRVNFAIRYTMHRQQRLRSPSSSPSLQSLPRVSPSRPSATSVLLSPASTSTSTSTSALTPTPRSIASTTGPTSSIALPTSSTWSTSKLSPFVWDVQQTSCSSLALLSKESSILTSSSSSSSALSSPPPSSSFTIPLPVPCPRLVSVLAWSMTLLLVTSCIGLTDAGILNGHPLGKRSFIDIQCKGIYDKSIFARLDRICEDCYNLFREPQLHQLCRKNCFTSDYFKGCLDVLLLQDEVEKIQTWIKQLHGAEPGV from the exons ATGGGGGACAACGACCGTCGTCGCGTTACGAGAAGTCGTGTCAACTTTGCGATTCGCTAC ACTATGCATCGACAACAGAGGCTTCGATCGCCATCGTCGTCTCCTTCGTTGCAATCCTTGCCGCGTGTCTCACCGTCTCGGCCATCTGCGACGAGCGTGCTACTGTCACcagcgtcgacgtcgacgtcgacgtcgacgtcggccTTAACACCAACGCCAAGATCAATCGCATCCACTACCGGCCCGACGTCATCTATCGCTTTGCCGACATCATCGACGTGGTCAACGTCGAAATTGTCACCGTTTGTCTGGGATGTGCAGCAAACATCCTGTTCGAGCTTAGCTCTGCTATCGAAAGAGTCGTCGATCTtgacatcgtcgtcgtcgtcgtcgtcggcgttaTCCTCGCCGCCGCCGTCTTCGTCGTTCACGATACCGCTACCGGTACCTTGCCCGAGACTCGTCTCTGTTCTGGCTTGGTCCATGACGTTACTCCTCGTTACGTCGTGCATCGGTTTAACGGACGCTGGAATCTTGAACGGGCATCCTTTGGGTAAACGATCCTTCATCGACATTCAATGCAAGGGTATATACGACAAAAGCATCTTCGCCCGGTTGGACCGTATTTGCGAGGATTGCTACAACTTGTTTCGTGAACCGCAGTTACATCAGCTATGCAG GAAAAACTGCTTCACGTCAGATTACTTCAAAGGATGCTTAGACGTGCTATTGCTGCAGGATGAAGTGGAGAAAATCCAAACGTGGATCAAGCAACTTCATGGAGCGGAACCTGGGGTTTAG
- the Itp gene encoding ion transport peptide isoform X3, with protein sequence MYNASTSTLSSLSSFLSLCSVFVFVLVLVSRLDSLIRIGVRCTVSDRSLISIENVTVEFWWTMHRQQRLRSPSSSPSLQSLPRVSPSRPSATSVLLSPASTSTSTSTSALTPTPRSIASTTGPTSSIALPTSSTWSTSKLSPFVWDVQQTSCSSLALLSKESSILTSSSSSSSALSSPPPSSSFTIPLPVPCPRLVSVLAWSMTLLLVTSCIGLTDAGILNGHPLGKRSFIDIQCKGIYDKSIFARLDRICEDCYNLFREPQLHQLCRKNCFTSDYFKGCLDVLLLQDEVEKIQTWIKQLHGAEPGV encoded by the exons ATGTATAATGCGAGTACAAGTACCCTCTCATCCTTATCCTCGTTCTTATCCTTGTGTTCAGTGTTCGTGTTCGTGCTGGTTCTCGTTTCGCGTTTGGATTCGCTAATACGGATCGGTGTACGGTGTACGGTATCGGATCGTAGTCTTATCTCGATCGAAAACGTCACGGTCGAATTTTGGTGG ACTATGCATCGACAACAGAGGCTTCGATCGCCATCGTCGTCTCCTTCGTTGCAATCCTTGCCGCGTGTCTCACCGTCTCGGCCATCTGCGACGAGCGTGCTACTGTCACcagcgtcgacgtcgacgtcgacgtcgacgtcggccTTAACACCAACGCCAAGATCAATCGCATCCACTACCGGCCCGACGTCATCTATCGCTTTGCCGACATCATCGACGTGGTCAACGTCGAAATTGTCACCGTTTGTCTGGGATGTGCAGCAAACATCCTGTTCGAGCTTAGCTCTGCTATCGAAAGAGTCGTCGATCTtgacatcgtcgtcgtcgtcgtcgtcggcgttaTCCTCGCCGCCGCCGTCTTCGTCGTTCACGATACCGCTACCGGTACCTTGCCCGAGACTCGTCTCTGTTCTGGCTTGGTCCATGACGTTACTCCTCGTTACGTCGTGCATCGGTTTAACGGACGCTGGAATCTTGAACGGGCATCCTTTGGGTAAACGATCCTTCATCGACATTCAATGCAAGGGTATATACGACAAAAGCATCTTCGCCCGGTTGGACCGTATTTGCGAGGATTGCTACAACTTGTTTCGTGAACCGCAGTTACATCAGCTATGCAG GAAAAACTGCTTCACGTCAGATTACTTCAAAGGATGCTTAGACGTGCTATTGCTGCAGGATGAAGTGGAGAAAATCCAAACGTGGATCAAGCAACTTCATGGAGCGGAACCTGGGGTTTAG
- the Itp gene encoding ion transport peptide isoform X4 codes for MPLPSPSSNSSSRLSHPAREEDHLTMHRQQRLRSPSSSPSLQSLPRVSPSRPSATSVLLSPASTSTSTSTSALTPTPRSIASTTGPTSSIALPTSSTWSTSKLSPFVWDVQQTSCSSLALLSKESSILTSSSSSSSALSSPPPSSSFTIPLPVPCPRLVSVLAWSMTLLLVTSCIGLTDAGILNGHPLGKRSFIDIQCKGIYDKSIFARLDRICEDCYNLFREPQLHQLCRKNCFTSDYFKGCLDVLLLQDEVEKIQTWIKQLHGAEPGV; via the exons ATGCCTCTTCCAAGCCCGTCGAGCAACTCCTCCTCACGATTGAGTCATCCGGCACGGGAAGAGGACCACCTG ACTATGCATCGACAACAGAGGCTTCGATCGCCATCGTCGTCTCCTTCGTTGCAATCCTTGCCGCGTGTCTCACCGTCTCGGCCATCTGCGACGAGCGTGCTACTGTCACcagcgtcgacgtcgacgtcgacgtcgacgtcggccTTAACACCAACGCCAAGATCAATCGCATCCACTACCGGCCCGACGTCATCTATCGCTTTGCCGACATCATCGACGTGGTCAACGTCGAAATTGTCACCGTTTGTCTGGGATGTGCAGCAAACATCCTGTTCGAGCTTAGCTCTGCTATCGAAAGAGTCGTCGATCTtgacatcgtcgtcgtcgtcgtcgtcggcgttaTCCTCGCCGCCGCCGTCTTCGTCGTTCACGATACCGCTACCGGTACCTTGCCCGAGACTCGTCTCTGTTCTGGCTTGGTCCATGACGTTACTCCTCGTTACGTCGTGCATCGGTTTAACGGACGCTGGAATCTTGAACGGGCATCCTTTGGGTAAACGATCCTTCATCGACATTCAATGCAAGGGTATATACGACAAAAGCATCTTCGCCCGGTTGGACCGTATTTGCGAGGATTGCTACAACTTGTTTCGTGAACCGCAGTTACATCAGCTATGCAG GAAAAACTGCTTCACGTCAGATTACTTCAAAGGATGCTTAGACGTGCTATTGCTGCAGGATGAAGTGGAGAAAATCCAAACGTGGATCAAGCAACTTCATGGAGCGGAACCTGGGGTTTAG
- the Itp gene encoding ion transport peptide isoform X6, with the protein MHRQQRLRSPSSSPSLQSLPRVSPSRPSATSVLLSPASTSTSTSTSALTPTPRSIASTTGPTSSIALPTSSTWSTSKLSPFVWDVQQTSCSSLALLSKESSILTSSSSSSSALSSPPPSSSFTIPLPVPCPRLVSVLAWSMTLLLVTSCIGLTDAGILNGHPLGKRSFIDIQCKGIYDKSIFARLDRICEDCYNLFREPQLHQLCRKNCFTSDYFKGCLDVLLLQDEVEKIQTWIKQLHGAEPGV; encoded by the exons ATGCATCGACAACAGAGGCTTCGATCGCCATCGTCGTCTCCTTCGTTGCAATCCTTGCCGCGTGTCTCACCGTCTCGGCCATCTGCGACGAGCGTGCTACTGTCACcagcgtcgacgtcgacgtcgacgtcgacgtcggccTTAACACCAACGCCAAGATCAATCGCATCCACTACCGGCCCGACGTCATCTATCGCTTTGCCGACATCATCGACGTGGTCAACGTCGAAATTGTCACCGTTTGTCTGGGATGTGCAGCAAACATCCTGTTCGAGCTTAGCTCTGCTATCGAAAGAGTCGTCGATCTtgacatcgtcgtcgtcgtcgtcgtcggcgttaTCCTCGCCGCCGCCGTCTTCGTCGTTCACGATACCGCTACCGGTACCTTGCCCGAGACTCGTCTCTGTTCTGGCTTGGTCCATGACGTTACTCCTCGTTACGTCGTGCATCGGTTTAACGGACGCTGGAATCTTGAACGGGCATCCTTTGGGTAAACGATCCTTCATCGACATTCAATGCAAGGGTATATACGACAAAAGCATCTTCGCCCGGTTGGACCGTATTTGCGAGGATTGCTACAACTTGTTTCGTGAACCGCAGTTACATCAGCTATGCAG GAAAAACTGCTTCACGTCAGATTACTTCAAAGGATGCTTAGACGTGCTATTGCTGCAGGATGAAGTGGAGAAAATCCAAACGTGGATCAAGCAACTTCATGGAGCGGAACCTGGGGTTTAG
- the LOC143210108 gene encoding uncharacterized protein LOC143210108 isoform X4 encodes MRGSTKKKKDLKKRVQSTFYRASSFCVFDTRTFRISNGSVLALAMNAPGSVFISYPGTMTDATVPSQGYSGISIANHWVLAHGSILSDKAQRSRKLLDFVNASNPGEVILLEPHVHGKLFDDVTFLIHHNPGSSIESGKPLAIWKCPLLSDTMESLLRNWNFQNNQRFDRIFLPVLLLIACDTVNTTERAANQQLESELTGRGQNGEIRLESLGNGGKVRDILIELAKQSATGRPAKGSTVEIFSTPFGNPFFSDTMARGIVGNLLGTKECLMVIDAAVFPGCQGAPVYLADNRARKTVCGMVIASSCWLHGERIDYTFAINLLPSLNQVLQTRVRRNESLCLTSLILPFTQRRDRNDKIGILERSVAIVRCGPNWGTGILVDAQTGTFITCAHVVAAAPERKIELVSYIASRADKSEWTARAKLIYKTPGNKPYDIAVLKIDLKCTETSMKAIKLADRPAVNDPKMLENLTQHDQIIEGTWNLRSPLLRSNI; translated from the exons ATGAGAGGAtcgacgaaaaagaaaaaagatctGAAGAAAAGAGTTCAGAGTACTTTTTATCGTGCTTCTTCGTTTTGCGTTTTCGATACTC GTACTTTCAGGATATCTAACGGATCGGTACTTGCGCTCGCGATGAATGCGCCAGGCAGCGTCTTCATATCGTATCCGGGTACGATGACGGACGCAACAGTTCCCTCGCAGGGCTATTCGGGTATTTCGATTGCAAACCATTGGGTACTTGCTCACGGTTCCATATTGTCGGACAAAGCGCAACGGTCTCGTAAACTTCTCGACTTTGTCAACGCATCGAATCCTGGAGAGGTAATATTGCTCGAACCGCACGTGCACGGAAAACTTTTCGACGACGTAACATTTCTGATACACCATAATCCTGGCTCGTCGATAGAGTCAGGAAAACCGCTAGCTATTTGGAAATGTCCGCTTTTAAGCGATACCATGGAGAGCTTgttgagaaattggaattttcAAAACAACCAAAGATTCGATCGCATTTTCTTACCGGTCTTGTTACTAATCGCATGCGACACAGTGAACACAACCGAAAGGGCGGCTAATCAACAATTGGAATCCGAGTTAACGGGACGCGGACAAAACGGAGAGATTAGACTGGAATCACTGGGAAATGGAGGAAAAGTCCGAGATATTTTAATCGAGCTAGCTAAGCAATCTGCAACAGGAAGACCAGCGAAAGGATCCACAGTTGAAATCTTCTCGACGCCTTTCGGTAATCCATTTTTTTCCGATACAATGGCTCGTGGAATCGTCGGTAATTTATTAGGAACCAAAGAGTGCCTGATGGTGATAGACGCGGCTGTTTTCCCAGGATGCCAAGGTGCTCCTGTATACTTGGCCGATAATCG TGCTCGTAAAACTGTCTGCGGTATGGTGATCGCATCGTCGTGTTGGTTGCACGGAGAACGGATAGACTACACGTTCGCGATAAATTTGCTACCGTCGCTGAACCAAGTCCTTCAAACTCGGGTCAGACGAAACGAATCTCTCTGTTTGACCTCTCTTATTCTTCCTTTCACTCAACGAAGGGACCGTAACGACAAAATCG GTATCCTCGAACGAAGCGTCGCGATTGTGCGGTGCGGACCGAATTGGGGTACTGGCATTTTAGTGGACGCTCAAACGGGAACATTTATCACGTGCGCGCATGTTGTCGCAGCA GCACCGGAAAGGAAGATTGAACTGGTATCGTATATCGCATCGCGAGCCGATAAATCCGAATGGACAGCTCGAGCGAAGTTGATCTACAAAACACCGGGCAATAAACCCTATGATATCGCTGTGTTGAAGATAGATCTCAAGTGCACGGAGACTTCGATGAAAGCGATCAAACTAGCGGACAGACCGGCCGTGAatg